The Arachis ipaensis cultivar K30076 chromosome B07, Araip1.1, whole genome shotgun sequence genome includes a window with the following:
- the LOC107605874 gene encoding WD repeat-containing protein 44 isoform X2: MKKMGLSVNGIENSVDVVGVVEQEEVRDRVEYSSGAVTRTCDGFEEEFCSSRSSMSCFSGIDSSKEFGLEENLLCQDKNSDKRVECNVDPKGEQRNMRDGRDVVLDRLANTGEPDDSEKPSGVTPSWQTNGNKRSWLRRLRSFTCMLDNQGDNGFGSGCRLQRVKVRQCKKQMKELSALYMRQDIKAHEGSITTMKFSPDGQYLASGSEDGVVRLWQVIEEDMSNEIDISEIDPSSLYFTVNNLSELKPLFMDKEKINKLKSMRKTQDSACIIFPPKIFRLLEKPLHEFYGHRGEVLDLSWSKNNYLLSSSVDKTVRLWQVKSNNCLKVFPHSNYVTCVQFNPVDDNYFISGSIDGKVRIWTIPDCRVIDWTDIRDIVTAVCYRPDGQGGIIGSMAGNCRFYNVSDNQLQLDSQLCLLAKKKFTGRGITGFQFFPQDCNKVMVTCADSQVRILDGLNVIGKYKSVGTGSPMSASFTSDGKHILSASEDSNVYMWNVSQEESIPMKAKKIWSSERFFSNASIAVPWQGLKPQTVENEHQWNVLDKTSPESGHLNPPASFSLGQEYFLEALPKGSATWPEEKLPISSSKAKTSTMLKSEYRFLKSSCRSTSRSHAWGMVIVTAGWDGRIKTFHNYGLPVPV, from the exons ATGAAGAAGATGGGACTGAGTGTGAATGGGATTGAGAATTCAGTGGATGTGGTCGGTGTTGTTGAGCAGGAAGAGGTGAGGGATAGAGTGGAGTATAGTAGTGGGGCTGTGACTAGAACTTGTGATGGTTTTGAAGAGGAGTTCTGTTCGAGTCGGTCATCTATGTCTTGTTTTTCCGGTATTGATTCTTCAAAGGAGTTTGGTTTGGAGGAGAACTTGCTGTGCCAAGACAAGAATTCAGACAAGAGAGTTGAGTGTAATGTGGATCCAAAGGGGGAACAGAGGAATATGAGGGATGGTAGGGATGTGGTTCTGGATCGGTTGGCGAATACAGGGGAACCTGATGATTCTGAGAAACCCTCTGGGGTAACTCCTTCTTGGCAGACGAATGGGAATAAAAGGAGTTGGCTCAGAAGATTGCGGTCATTTACATGTATGCTTGATAATCAAGGTGATAATGGTTTTGGCTCAGGATGTAGGCTTCAGAGAGTTAAGGTTCGACAATGCAAGAAGCAAATGAAGGAATTATCTGCTCTTTACATGAGACAAGATATCAAAGCGCATGAAGGTTCTATTACGACAATGAAATTCAGTCCTGATGGCCAGTATCTTGCAAGTGGCAGTGAAGATGGAGTTGTGCGCTTGTGGCAAGTGATTGAGGAGGATATGTCTAATGAAATTGACATTTCAGAAATTGACCCATCCTCCCTTTACTTTACAGTGAATAATCTCTCTGAATTGAAACCTCTGTTTATGGACAAGGAGAAAATCAACAAACTGAAGAGCATGAGAAAAACACAAGATTCAGCATGTATCATTTTCCCTCCTAAGATCTTCAGGTTGTTGGAGAAACCATTGCACGAGTTCTATGGGCATAGAGGTGAAGTATTGGATCTCTCCTGGTCAAAGAATAAT TATCTTCTCTCATCATCCGTTGACAAAACTGTCCGTCTGTGGCAAGTGAAATCCAATAATTGCTTGAAAGTTTTCCCACACAGTAATTATG TGACATGCGTACAATTCAATCCCGTAGATGATAATTATTTCATTAGTGGATCTATAGATGGAAAAGTGCGCATCTGGACGATTCCTGATTGTCGTGTCATAGATTGGACTGACATTAGAGATATAGTAACGGCAGTATGTTATCGACCCGATGGCCAG GGAGGGATTATTGGGTCCATGGCAGGAAATTGTCGATTTTATAATGTATCAG ATAATCAGTTGCAGTTGGATTCCCAACTATGTTTACTTGCTAAAAAGAAATTTACTGGAAGAGGGATAACAGGCTTTCAg TTTTTTCCACAAGATTGTAACAAAGTTATGGTTACCTGTGCGGATTCACAAGTCAGAATCCTTGACGGGCTTAATGTGATTGGCAAATACAAGA GCGTAGGCACAGGGAGCCCAATGAGTGCATCTTTCACTTCTGATGGCAAACATATATTATCAGCATCCGAGGATTCTAATGTATATATGTGGAATGTTAGTCAGGAAGAGTCTATTCCCATGAAAGCTAAGAAGATTTGGTCTTCTGAGCGGTTTTTCTCAAACGCTTCCATTGCAGTGCCTTGGCAAGGTTTGAAACCTCAGACCGTGGAAAATGAACACCAATGGAATGTCCTAGATAAAACTTCACCTGAATCTGGACATCTTAACCCACCTGCTTCATTCTCCCTGGGTCAAGAGTATTTCTTGGAGGCTTTGCCTAAGGGATCCGCAACTTGGCCGGAGGAGAAGCTTCCAATTTCTAGCTCGAAGGCAAAAACGTCTACAATGCTTAAATCCGAGTACAGGTTCCTGAAATCTTCATGCAGGAGTACCTCTCGTTCTCATGCATGGGGGATGGTCATTGTGACTGCAGGCTGGGATGGTCGGATAAAGACATTCCACAATTACGGATTACCCGTACCCGTTTGA
- the LOC107605874 gene encoding WD repeat-containing protein 44 isoform X1, whose product MGSFSEFEECRFFDAQEDVVSIADSVSDGTDTLDIKSTSNGRIGLEGFDYDVWIRSPRSVRERRGKFMKKMGLSVNGIENSVDVVGVVEQEEVRDRVEYSSGAVTRTCDGFEEEFCSSRSSMSCFSGIDSSKEFGLEENLLCQDKNSDKRVECNVDPKGEQRNMRDGRDVVLDRLANTGEPDDSEKPSGVTPSWQTNGNKRSWLRRLRSFTCMLDNQGDNGFGSGCRLQRVKVRQCKKQMKELSALYMRQDIKAHEGSITTMKFSPDGQYLASGSEDGVVRLWQVIEEDMSNEIDISEIDPSSLYFTVNNLSELKPLFMDKEKINKLKSMRKTQDSACIIFPPKIFRLLEKPLHEFYGHRGEVLDLSWSKNNYLLSSSVDKTVRLWQVKSNNCLKVFPHSNYVTCVQFNPVDDNYFISGSIDGKVRIWTIPDCRVIDWTDIRDIVTAVCYRPDGQGGIIGSMAGNCRFYNVSDNQLQLDSQLCLLAKKKFTGRGITGFQFFPQDCNKVMVTCADSQVRILDGLNVIGKYKSVGTGSPMSASFTSDGKHILSASEDSNVYMWNVSQEESIPMKAKKIWSSERFFSNASIAVPWQGLKPQTVENEHQWNVLDKTSPESGHLNPPASFSLGQEYFLEALPKGSATWPEEKLPISSSKAKTSTMLKSEYRFLKSSCRSTSRSHAWGMVIVTAGWDGRIKTFHNYGLPVPV is encoded by the exons ATGGGTAGCTTTAGCGAATTCGAAGAATGTCGGTTTTTTGATGCTCAAGAAGATGTTGTGTCCATTGCAGATTCAGTATCTGATGGAACTGACACCCTTGACATCAAATCTACTTCCAATGGAAGAATAGGATTGGAGGGCTTTGACTATGATGTGTGGATTCGGAGCCCAAGGAGTGTTCGAGAGCGTAGGGGCAAGTTTATGAAGAAGATGGGACTGAGTGTGAATGGGATTGAGAATTCAGTGGATGTGGTCGGTGTTGTTGAGCAGGAAGAGGTGAGGGATAGAGTGGAGTATAGTAGTGGGGCTGTGACTAGAACTTGTGATGGTTTTGAAGAGGAGTTCTGTTCGAGTCGGTCATCTATGTCTTGTTTTTCCGGTATTGATTCTTCAAAGGAGTTTGGTTTGGAGGAGAACTTGCTGTGCCAAGACAAGAATTCAGACAAGAGAGTTGAGTGTAATGTGGATCCAAAGGGGGAACAGAGGAATATGAGGGATGGTAGGGATGTGGTTCTGGATCGGTTGGCGAATACAGGGGAACCTGATGATTCTGAGAAACCCTCTGGGGTAACTCCTTCTTGGCAGACGAATGGGAATAAAAGGAGTTGGCTCAGAAGATTGCGGTCATTTACATGTATGCTTGATAATCAAGGTGATAATGGTTTTGGCTCAGGATGTAGGCTTCAGAGAGTTAAGGTTCGACAATGCAAGAAGCAAATGAAGGAATTATCTGCTCTTTACATGAGACAAGATATCAAAGCGCATGAAGGTTCTATTACGACAATGAAATTCAGTCCTGATGGCCAGTATCTTGCAAGTGGCAGTGAAGATGGAGTTGTGCGCTTGTGGCAAGTGATTGAGGAGGATATGTCTAATGAAATTGACATTTCAGAAATTGACCCATCCTCCCTTTACTTTACAGTGAATAATCTCTCTGAATTGAAACCTCTGTTTATGGACAAGGAGAAAATCAACAAACTGAAGAGCATGAGAAAAACACAAGATTCAGCATGTATCATTTTCCCTCCTAAGATCTTCAGGTTGTTGGAGAAACCATTGCACGAGTTCTATGGGCATAGAGGTGAAGTATTGGATCTCTCCTGGTCAAAGAATAAT TATCTTCTCTCATCATCCGTTGACAAAACTGTCCGTCTGTGGCAAGTGAAATCCAATAATTGCTTGAAAGTTTTCCCACACAGTAATTATG TGACATGCGTACAATTCAATCCCGTAGATGATAATTATTTCATTAGTGGATCTATAGATGGAAAAGTGCGCATCTGGACGATTCCTGATTGTCGTGTCATAGATTGGACTGACATTAGAGATATAGTAACGGCAGTATGTTATCGACCCGATGGCCAG GGAGGGATTATTGGGTCCATGGCAGGAAATTGTCGATTTTATAATGTATCAG ATAATCAGTTGCAGTTGGATTCCCAACTATGTTTACTTGCTAAAAAGAAATTTACTGGAAGAGGGATAACAGGCTTTCAg TTTTTTCCACAAGATTGTAACAAAGTTATGGTTACCTGTGCGGATTCACAAGTCAGAATCCTTGACGGGCTTAATGTGATTGGCAAATACAAGA GCGTAGGCACAGGGAGCCCAATGAGTGCATCTTTCACTTCTGATGGCAAACATATATTATCAGCATCCGAGGATTCTAATGTATATATGTGGAATGTTAGTCAGGAAGAGTCTATTCCCATGAAAGCTAAGAAGATTTGGTCTTCTGAGCGGTTTTTCTCAAACGCTTCCATTGCAGTGCCTTGGCAAGGTTTGAAACCTCAGACCGTGGAAAATGAACACCAATGGAATGTCCTAGATAAAACTTCACCTGAATCTGGACATCTTAACCCACCTGCTTCATTCTCCCTGGGTCAAGAGTATTTCTTGGAGGCTTTGCCTAAGGGATCCGCAACTTGGCCGGAGGAGAAGCTTCCAATTTCTAGCTCGAAGGCAAAAACGTCTACAATGCTTAAATCCGAGTACAGGTTCCTGAAATCTTCATGCAGGAGTACCTCTCGTTCTCATGCATGGGGGATGGTCATTGTGACTGCAGGCTGGGATGGTCGGATAAAGACATTCCACAATTACGGATTACCCGTACCCGTTTGA
- the LOC107607678 gene encoding protein FAR1-RELATED SEQUENCE 5-like, with amino-acid sequence MRKAGMRVPTIFRAFATQCGGFETVGFEIKDIYNAIEKQRRVGASDAECALKYLCCLKRNDANMFWKFSLDEERRLHNIFWCDGTSRHDYSVFGDLLGFDATYGRNRYKCPLVIFLGLDHHMRTVVFGCAILSNEVEESYVWFLRVFLEAMKGQEPKSVLTDGDLAMKNAINAVFPNAHHRLCSWRLLRNATARIGQPMFLHKF; translated from the coding sequence ATGAGAAAAGCTGGGATGCGTGTGCCAACCATATTTCGTGCATTTGCCACTCAATGCGGGGGATTTGAGACAGTTGGATTTGAAATTAAAGACATCTACAATGCAATAGAGAAGCAAAGAAGAGTGGGGGCGAGTGATGCGGAGTGTGCCTTAAAGTATTTGTGTTGCCTAAAGAGGAATGACGCAAACATGTTCTGGAAATTCTCATTGGATGAGGAGAGGAGGCTGCACAATATATTTTGGTGTGATGGTACTAGCCGACATGACTATAGTGTGTTTGGGGATCTTCTGGGGTTCGATGCAACTTATGGGAGGAATAGGTACAAGTGTCCGCTTGTAATATTTTTGGGTTTGGATCATCACATGCGGACTGTGGTATTCGGTTGTGCAATTCTGAGCAACGAAGTAGAGGAAAGTTATGTTTGGTTTTTGCGAGTATTTCTTGAGGCAATGAAAGGACAAGAACCGAAATCTGTGTTGACCGATGGAGATTTGGCAATGAAGAATGCAATTAATGCTGTCTTTCCAAATGCACATCACAGGCTGTGCAGCTGGCGCCTACTACGAAATGCAACTGCCCGCATTGGCCAGCCCATGTTTCTTCACAAGTTCTGA
- the LOC107607679 gene encoding protein FAR1-RELATED SEQUENCE 9-like — MGDLEVDEFENIWSDIVEEFGLQENPWIVDMYERKHMWANAYIRGKFFARLKTTSQCEALNMQIGKFIGNGYNLREFIEYFQHYLEFMRRRELVADYRSVYGQPIVKSKLEALESYAATVYTKEVFELFREVLLLSSNVRVVSCKKTSTCSLFEVTMYCRYRSWSVAWDEVDDEFTCSCLHMESFGIPCVHMVGVFVYLNITQLLVKTICERWTKKAKQAAVDPSGQVGEIPDAAYMSMHAALLNDCRELIKLACHNALREKHRLRVGIANCGEKVSVRDPLRARHKGCGRRGLTAKEKTRRVQRCSKCVEFGSERRRGMAASMEGWENTSAAEEGNYTDEMNVLIPPFASAVWRFRLMKMNIPFEDWFLQMHDV, encoded by the exons ATGGGTGACTTAGAGGTAGATGAGTTTGAGAACATATGGAGCGATATTGTGGAAGAGTTTGGGTTGCAAGAAAACCCGTGGATAGTAGATATGTATGAACGCAAGCATATGTGGGCTAATGCGTATATTAGAGGCAAATTTTTTGCTAGGCTGAAGACGACGTCTCAATGTGAGGCATTAAACATGCAGATTGGGAAATTTATTGGGAACGGATACAATCTACGTGAATTTATTGAGTATTTTCAGCACTATCTCGAGTTCATGAGAAGAAGAGAGCTAGTCGCCGATTATAGATCTGTGTATGGGCAACCCATTGTTAAGTCGAAGTTGGAGGCCTTGGAAAGCTACGCAGCAACAGTATACACGAAAGAGGTTTTTGAACTATTCCGGGAGGTCCTCCTTTTGTCCAGCAATGTAAGAGTTGTATCTTGCAAGAAAACTAGCACGTGTTCCCTGTTTGAGGTTACCATGTACTGCCGGTACCGGTCCTGGAGTGTGGCTTGGGATGAGGTGGATGATGAATTTACTTGCTCATGCTTGCATATGGAATCATTTGGCATTCCTTGTGTGCACATGGTAGGGGTGTTTGTTTATCTGAACATCACTCAACTTCTAGTGAAGACCATATGCGAACGATGGACGAAGAAGGCCAAGCAAGCGGCAGTGGACCCATCTGGACAGGTAGGCGAGATTCCTGATGCTGCGTACATGAGCATGCATGCAGCTTTGCTAAATGATTGTAGAGAGTTAATCAAGTTGGCCTGCCA TAATGCGTTGAGAGAGAAGCATCGGTTAAGGGTTGGCATAGCTAATTGTGGAGAAAAGGTATCCGTTCGCGATCCGTTGCGGGCGAGACATAAGGGATGCGGCCGACGAGGGTTAACTGCTAAGGAAAAAACTCGGCGTGTGCAACGTTGCAGTAAGTGTGTGGAGTTCGGAAGCGAAAGGCGCAGGGGCATGGCCGCATCGATGGAGGGTTGGGAGAACACGTCGGCGGCAGAGGAGGGTAACTACACAGATGAAATGAAT GTATTAATCCCTCCATTTGCTAGTGCCGTTTGGCGTTTCAGGTTGATGAAGATGAATATCCCATTTGAAGATTGGTTTCTGCAAATGCATGATGTATAA